One part of the Lachnospiraceae bacterium JLR.KK002 genome encodes these proteins:
- a CDS encoding signal peptidase II translates to MKYAAVALSVFAGDFFLKKYMEEHRDMQEQTEICRGTLAVKKYHNRGAALNFMEKRPKLVKKASGGILLVLSLLWYIMLRKKKSPGLLTGLSLALGGGANNFYDRVVRGYVVDYFSFRTPWKKLNQIVFNLSDMCIFLGCFLIIFSARERDAVLPVR, encoded by the coding sequence ATGAAATATGCAGCAGTTGCCTTATCCGTATTTGCCGGAGATTTTTTTCTGAAAAAATATATGGAAGAACACCGGGATATGCAGGAACAGACAGAAATCTGCAGAGGGACGCTGGCAGTGAAAAAATATCATAACAGAGGGGCGGCCCTGAACTTTATGGAAAAGCGTCCGAAACTGGTGAAAAAAGCCAGCGGAGGAATCCTTCTGGTTCTGAGCCTGCTGTGGTATATTATGCTCCGCAAAAAGAAAAGTCCGGGTCTGCTGACGGGACTGAGCCTTGCCCTGGGAGGCGGAGCAAATAATTTTTATGACCGGGTGGTCCGAGGATATGTGGTGGACTATTTCAGTTTCCGCACACCCTGGAAAAAACTGAACCAGATTGTGTTTAACCTGTCGGATATGTGCATTTTCCTGGGGTGTTTTCTGATTATTTTCTCCGCGCGTGAGCGTGATGCGGTATTGCCTGTAAGATGA
- a CDS encoding cold shock domain-containing protein encodes MQGTVKWFNNQKGYGFISDESGNDVFVHYSGLNMEGFKSLEEGAAVEFDVTEGSKGPQAVNVTVVR; translated from the coding sequence ATGCAGGGTACAGTAAAATGGTTTAACAACCAAAAAGGATACGGCTTCATTTCTGACGAATCCGGAAATGACGTATTTGTTCATTATTCCGGACTGAATATGGAAGGCTTCAAATCCTTGGAAGAAGGTGCTGCAGTAGAATTTGATGTTACAGAAGGTTCCAAGGGACCCCAGGCTGTAAACGTAACTGTAGTTCGTTAA
- a CDS encoding DUF5721 family protein, which produces MTALSILDVKEFMNIFLRTDTFDSFLLSEGSITTCMTYLLDGHARADFFSPEDDPYELVAQEEYIPFSLVRPVCFQIIRGKRTPSSFKFVFRLSAENLKRTVTSINSGFSAEDVSGMYLNLKYQNQQLICTTGISYGIFSMDKSLEHGWDDMVRLFFRKHGIAVEPLTAHI; this is translated from the coding sequence ATGACCGCACTTTCTATTCTGGATGTAAAAGAATTTATGAATATATTTTTACGCACAGATACCTTTGACAGCTTTCTGCTGTCGGAAGGTTCCATTACCACCTGCATGACCTATCTGCTGGACGGACATGCCAGGGCCGATTTTTTCAGCCCGGAGGACGACCCTTATGAGCTGGTGGCGCAGGAAGAATATATTCCTTTCTCTCTGGTGCGTCCGGTATGTTTTCAGATAATCAGAGGGAAACGGACCCCTTCTTCCTTTAAATTTGTGTTCCGGCTCTCCGCCGAGAATCTGAAACGGACGGTCACATCCATAAACAGCGGTTTTTCTGCTGAGGATGTTTCCGGTATGTATCTGAATCTGAAATATCAGAATCAGCAGCTTATCTGTACCACCGGGATTTCCTACGGTATTTTTTCCATGGATAAGTCTCTGGAACATGGATGGGACGACATGGTCAGACTCTTTTTCCGGAAGCACGGCATCGCTGTGGAACCCCTGACTGCCCATATATAA
- a CDS encoding M18 family aminopeptidase: MEQTEQKLFRLLEKGTSAVLVVQEAEARLKEAGFEELKFNQTWGLTEKGKYYVKHHDTTLFAFTTGEQAEPRNKIRIGAAHTDFPCLRIKPNPDVSAGGYGQVNTEVYGGAILNTWLDRPLSISGRVAVESNDVMHPDMRYLSVERPLLVIPNLAIHMNRDVNKGVELNKQTDMLPVFGLLEEGQKEERMLMKFLAEELQVEEEKILDYELWVYCAEQPRYLGRQQEFILSPRLDNLTSVHALLTGLTESNQSSGLNVVALFDHEEVGSRTKQGAGSMLLLNLLDKIHDSQGKTAAQAGESLYDAFFLSTDVAHGLHPSQMGKMDITSKPVLGKGLCIKEASSQSYATDCEAVAVVEQICRRNKIPYQKFVNRSDMPGGGTLGSIASAILPVRTVDVGVPLLAMHSAVETMGTADMKSLTSLITVFFQT; this comes from the coding sequence ATGGAACAGACGGAACAGAAATTATTCAGATTACTGGAGAAGGGAACCAGTGCAGTTCTGGTGGTGCAGGAGGCGGAAGCCCGGCTGAAAGAGGCAGGATTCGAAGAACTGAAGTTTAATCAGACCTGGGGGCTGACGGAAAAGGGAAAATATTATGTAAAACATCACGATACCACTCTGTTTGCCTTTACCACAGGAGAACAGGCGGAACCCCGGAATAAGATTCGCATCGGAGCGGCCCATACGGATTTTCCATGTCTGAGGATAAAGCCGAATCCTGATGTGTCTGCCGGGGGATACGGACAGGTAAATACAGAGGTATACGGGGGAGCCATTTTGAACACCTGGCTGGACCGTCCCCTGAGTATTTCCGGACGTGTGGCGGTGGAAAGCAATGACGTAATGCATCCGGATATGCGTTATCTTTCCGTGGAACGGCCGCTGCTTGTGATTCCCAATCTGGCCATTCACATGAACCGTGACGTTAATAAAGGAGTAGAACTGAACAAACAGACGGATATGCTGCCCGTTTTTGGGCTGCTGGAAGAAGGGCAGAAAGAAGAACGTATGCTGATGAAATTCCTGGCAGAAGAACTGCAGGTGGAAGAAGAAAAAATACTGGACTATGAACTGTGGGTATACTGTGCGGAACAGCCCCGGTATCTGGGACGACAGCAGGAATTTATCCTTTCTCCCAGACTGGACAATCTCACATCTGTACATGCTCTTCTGACAGGGCTCACAGAGAGTAATCAGAGCTCCGGGCTGAATGTGGTGGCGCTGTTTGACCACGAAGAAGTGGGCAGCCGGACAAAGCAGGGAGCAGGCTCCATGCTGCTGCTGAATCTTCTGGATAAAATCCACGACAGCCAGGGGAAAACTGCGGCGCAGGCAGGGGAAAGCCTGTACGATGCTTTCTTCCTGTCGACAGATGTTGCCCATGGGCTTCATCCCAGCCAGATGGGCAAAATGGACATTACCAGTAAACCGGTTCTGGGAAAAGGGCTGTGTATCAAAGAAGCATCTTCCCAGTCCTATGCGACGGACTGCGAAGCAGTAGCGGTTGTGGAGCAGATTTGCAGAAGGAATAAGATTCCTTATCAGAAATTTGTAAATCGCTCCGATATGCCGGGCGGAGGGACTCTTGGCTCCATTGCTTCTGCCATTCTCCCGGTTCGGACCGTGGATGTGGGAGTACCTCTTCTGGCCATGCATTCCGCGGTGGAAACCATGGGTACTGCCGATATGAAATCTCTGACCAGTCTGATAACTGTTTTTTTTCAGACGTAG
- a CDS encoding transglutaminase domain-containing protein translates to MKLIRGRVVLLLLIILSGSFMNACSADVIQDILPEGRESESVPQNENKQKAEVPKTDTKQLVPPPAQQEISTGKYAYDHLTEEERVVYDEMLTAILNHEEKIKLSTTDLDLMRRAYTAVCGDYGGLFWVEGYVFTRYTKGEELVSLEFAPKYTMTEEERRNTQVQIDEIVGAWLAGITINHTDYEKAKYVYELLALNTEYVQDVEDSQNIISVFLRQQTVCQGYACAVQYLLNQLGVQSVIVSGVALGEAHAWNLIRLDGEYYYMDATWGNNGYRNREGLETSFIDYNYMAMTTEEMLMGHVPDTELELPECMSVTNNYYRKEGNWIESWEPEAMGEILSEAWMQGQVVTLRFADDFLKKQAFRYFIEEGFIADYCNGITEVNYIEDDMWKEISFCFN, encoded by the coding sequence ATGAAACTGATAAGAGGCAGGGTGGTCCTGCTGCTTCTCATTATTTTATCCGGCAGTTTTATGAACGCCTGTTCTGCGGATGTAATCCAGGATATTCTGCCGGAGGGCAGGGAGTCAGAAAGTGTTCCCCAAAATGAGAACAAACAGAAAGCAGAAGTGCCAAAAACAGATACGAAGCAGCTTGTTCCGCCTCCGGCGCAGCAGGAAATTTCAACAGGAAAATATGCCTATGACCACCTGACAGAGGAAGAACGGGTGGTCTATGATGAAATGCTGACAGCCATTCTGAATCATGAAGAAAAAATAAAGCTCTCAACTACAGATCTGGATTTGATGCGCAGGGCTTACACGGCAGTCTGCGGAGACTATGGCGGCCTGTTCTGGGTGGAGGGTTATGTATTTACCAGATATACCAAAGGAGAAGAACTGGTGAGTCTGGAATTTGCCCCCAAATACACCATGACAGAAGAAGAGCGCCGGAATACACAGGTTCAGATTGACGAGATTGTGGGAGCCTGGCTTGCGGGTATTACCATTAATCATACGGACTATGAAAAGGCAAAATACGTGTATGAACTGCTGGCCCTCAATACGGAATATGTGCAGGATGTGGAAGACAGCCAGAATATTATCAGTGTGTTTCTCAGACAGCAGACGGTGTGTCAGGGATATGCCTGCGCAGTTCAGTATCTGCTGAACCAGCTGGGCGTCCAGAGCGTGATAGTATCCGGTGTGGCTCTGGGAGAGGCCCATGCCTGGAATCTGATACGGCTGGACGGAGAATATTATTACATGGACGCCACCTGGGGAAATAATGGTTACCGGAACAGAGAAGGTCTGGAAACTTCGTTTATAGATTATAATTATATGGCCATGACTACCGAAGAAATGCTGATGGGCCATGTGCCTGATACGGAGCTGGAACTGCCGGAATGCATGTCTGTGACAAATAACTATTACCGGAAAGAGGGAAACTGGATTGAATCATGGGAACCGGAAGCCATGGGAGAAATTCTGTCAGAAGCATGGATGCAGGGACAGGTGGTAACGCTGCGATTTGCAGATGATTTTCTGAAAAAGCAGGCGTTCCGGTATTTTATAGAAGAAGGATTTATAGCGGATTACTGCAATGGAATTACGGAAGTAAATTATATTGAGGACGATATGTGGAAGGAAATCAGTTTCTGTTTCAACTGA